In a genomic window of Pangasianodon hypophthalmus isolate fPanHyp1 chromosome 1, fPanHyp1.pri, whole genome shotgun sequence:
- the lyrm1 gene encoding LYR motif containing protein 1 isoform X1 gives MASSVRDSGIKLTQEWLMVMALRRLEVLALYRRVLRIARSWQAQSALAHDTETERKYITQEARSLFRQNQHLTDPELISRCVAECEARIELGLHYRNPYPRPLYLPPMGLATQKGRKLRAQQRLRKQAKPVYLQSHDET, from the exons ATGGCGTCATCAGTTCGCGACAGTGGAATAAAACTGACACAAGAG TGGCTGATGGTGATGGCGTTGAGGCGTTTGGAGGTTCTGGCTCTGTATCGTCGGGTTCTCAGGATCGCTCGCAGCTGGCAGGCTCAGTCAGCACTCGCACacgatacagagacagagaggaagtaCATCACACAGGAGGCACGCTCGCTGTTCAGACAGAACCAACAC ctgacAGACCCAGAGTTAATCAGTAGGTGTGTAGCGGAGTGTGAGGCTCGAATAGAGCTCg GACTGCATTACAGAAATCCGTATCCCAGACCT TTGTATCTTCCTCCGATGGGTTTGGCCACTCAGAAAGGCAGAAAGCTTCGAGCACAGCAGCGACTCAGGAAACAAGCCAAGCCTGTGTACTTACAGTCCCACGATGagacataa
- the lyrm1 gene encoding LYR motif containing protein 1 isoform X2, which translates to MVMALRRLEVLALYRRVLRIARSWQAQSALAHDTETERKYITQEARSLFRQNQHLTDPELISRCVAECEARIELGLHYRNPYPRPLYLPPMGLATQKGRKLRAQQRLRKQAKPVYLQSHDET; encoded by the exons ATGGTGATGGCGTTGAGGCGTTTGGAGGTTCTGGCTCTGTATCGTCGGGTTCTCAGGATCGCTCGCAGCTGGCAGGCTCAGTCAGCACTCGCACacgatacagagacagagaggaagtaCATCACACAGGAGGCACGCTCGCTGTTCAGACAGAACCAACAC ctgacAGACCCAGAGTTAATCAGTAGGTGTGTAGCGGAGTGTGAGGCTCGAATAGAGCTCg GACTGCATTACAGAAATCCGTATCCCAGACCT TTGTATCTTCCTCCGATGGGTTTGGCCACTCAGAAAGGCAGAAAGCTTCGAGCACAGCAGCGACTCAGGAAACAAGCCAAGCCTGTGTACTTACAGTCCCACGATGagacataa